A window of Campylobacter pinnipediorum subsp. pinnipediorum contains these coding sequences:
- a CDS encoding heat shock protein transcriptional repressor HspR produces the protein MQNYDEPLYLISVVAKVLSIHPQTLRQYEREGLLEPSRTDGRMRLYSQRDVDKIKMILRLTRDLGVNLAGVDVILKLKDQIDDFENTINELRTELNNRGDIPSKKALVKKQTKFDLIFYESKK, from the coding sequence ATGCAAAACTATGATGAACCTTTATATCTTATAAGTGTCGTAGCTAAAGTTTTGAGTATTCATCCACAAACATTGCGTCAATATGAGCGAGAAGGTCTTTTGGAACCTTCAAGAACTGATGGAAGAATGAGACTTTATTCTCAAAGAGATGTTGATAAGATAAAGATGATACTTCGTTTAACAAGAGATCTCGGAGTAAATTTAGCTGGAGTTGATGTTATATTAAAACTAAAAGATCAAATAGATGATTTTGAAAATACTATAAACGAGCTTAGAACTGAGCTAAACAATAGGGGTGATATACCATCTAAGAAAGCACTTGTTAAAAAACAAACTAAATTTGATCTTATATTTTATGAAAGTAAAAAATAA
- the flgH gene encoding flagellar basal body L-ring protein FlgH has protein sequence MKFKHVYILTFFVFFSGCVPSADPHINMKPPAYVEQLPSKNTGIGVSNPGSLYGRGDNPLFSDRKAMNVNDIVTVIISETSTQSSSGSKKTTRDTTTSLKGGIVTGGAAPLSHIAKQINKYGNIGFEAGGESGFTGSGSSDRSERFNTTISARIIKILNNGNYFIEGNRELLINGEKQIIQITGVIRPYDISQNNEIDSRYIADAKILYKTEGDLDKSTKKPWGTKLIETIWPF, from the coding sequence ATGAAGTTTAAACATGTATATATATTAACATTTTTTGTATTTTTTTCAGGATGTGTGCCTAGTGCAGACCCACATATAAATATGAAACCACCGGCTTATGTAGAACAACTACCATCTAAAAATACAGGAATAGGAGTAAGTAATCCGGGCAGTCTTTATGGTCGTGGCGATAATCCATTGTTCTCTGATAGAAAGGCTATGAATGTAAATGATATAGTAACAGTAATAATATCAGAAACATCAACCCAAAGCTCTAGCGGAAGTAAAAAAACCACAAGGGATACCACAACTTCATTAAAAGGTGGTATTGTTACAGGTGGAGCTGCCCCTTTGTCGCATATAGCAAAGCAAATCAATAAATATGGAAATATTGGATTTGAAGCAGGGGGAGAATCAGGTTTTACAGGTAGCGGTTCTAGCGATAGAAGCGAGAGGTTTAATACTACAATTTCTGCAAGAATAATTAAAATTTTAAATAATGGAAATTATTTTATAGAGGGAAATCGTGAGCTTTTAATAAACGGAGAAAAACAAATTATTCAAATAACAGGTGTGATTAGACCTTATGATATATCACAAAATAATGAGATTGATTCAAGATATATAGCTGATGCAAAAATTTTATATAAAACAGAGGGTGATTTAGATAAAAGCACTAAAAAGCCTTGGGGTACAAAGTTGATAGAAACTATTTGGCCTTTTTGA
- a CDS encoding DJ-1 family glyoxalase III, translating into MKKVAIILADGFEEIEAITTIDILRRAGIDVSIVGLNQALINGTHDITVKANILLDELDETSFDMIILPGGLTGTKNLANNNKVLEVLNYFHKKGKYISAICAAPMVLSKAGVLKNNFTCYPGFENEVRNFGYINDQNVVIDDNIITSKGPATAMEFSLALIKELVGENKLNEIKKEILL; encoded by the coding sequence ATGAAAAAAGTTGCAATCATCCTAGCTGATGGATTTGAAGAAATAGAAGCAATTACTACAATAGACATTTTAAGAAGAGCTGGAATAGATGTTAGTATAGTTGGGTTAAATCAAGCTCTAATAAATGGCACTCATGACATAACTGTAAAAGCAAATATCTTATTAGATGAGCTTGATGAAACGAGTTTTGATATGATAATTTTACCTGGTGGTCTTACTGGAACAAAAAATTTAGCCAATAATAATAAGGTACTAGAAGTATTAAATTATTTTCACAAAAAAGGTAAATACATATCCGCTATATGTGCCGCTCCTATGGTTCTTTCAAAAGCTGGAGTTTTAAAAAATAATTTTACATGCTATCCTGGATTTGAGAATGAAGTAAGAAATTTTGGTTATATAAATGATCAAAATGTAGTTATAGATGACAATATCATAACATCAAAAGGTCCTGCTACAGCAATGGAATTTTCACTAGCTTTAATAAAAGAATTGGTTGGAGAAAATAAGCTTAATGAAATAAAAAAAGAAATTTTATTATAA
- a CDS encoding DnaJ C-terminal domain-containing protein, with translation MSESLYETLGVSKSASSDEIKKAYRRLARKYHPDINKEPGAEEKFKEINAAYEILSDDKKRSQYDMYGDSMFGGQNFHDFASGYSNSVNLDEILKNIFNGGGFSGSRFSSGFNFGSDDFGFGGANFDTNAKIKIPFEVSVLGGEHKINYGGDSIKIKIPAGINENEKLRIKGKGKNSNGDLILTVSIEESDEYERDGDDLIKDVLIPLKTMMFGGKVSISTFKKDVNIKINENTKAGSKIRLKGYGVQNRKSGIFGDLYLRVRVGLPDINELDEEFVKILKEKLPE, from the coding sequence GTGAGTGAAAGTTTATATGAAACATTAGGTGTTTCAAAATCAGCTTCGTCTGATGAGATAAAAAAAGCTTATAGAAGATTGGCTAGAAAGTATCATCCAGATATAAATAAAGAGCCAGGTGCCGAAGAAAAATTTAAAGAAATCAATGCAGCATATGAGATATTAAGCGATGATAAAAAACGTTCTCAATATGATATGTATGGTGATAGTATGTTTGGTGGCCAGAATTTCCATGATTTTGCGAGTGGATACTCTAACTCTGTAAATTTAGATGAAATACTAAAAAACATCTTTAACGGTGGTGGTTTTTCTGGAAGTAGGTTTTCTAGTGGCTTTAATTTTGGTAGTGATGATTTTGGTTTTGGCGGAGCTAATTTTGATACAAATGCTAAAATTAAAATTCCTTTTGAAGTATCTGTTTTGGGTGGAGAGCATAAGATAAATTATGGTGGAGATAGTATTAAGATAAAAATCCCAGCAGGTATAAATGAAAATGAAAAATTAAGAATCAAAGGTAAGGGAAAAAACTCAAATGGTGATTTGATACTTACCGTTAGTATTGAAGAGAGTGATGAGTATGAAAGAGATGGGGATGATCTTATAAAAGATGTTTTGATACCATTAAAAACAATGATGTTTGGCGGAAAAGTTTCTATTTCTACATTTAAAAAAGATGTAAATATAAAAATAAATGAAAATACAAAAGCTGGTTCTAAGATAAGGTTAAAGGGATATGGTGTTCAAAATAGAAAGAGCGGAATTTTTGGCGATCTTTATCTTAGAGTTAGGGTTGGCTTGCCAGATATAAACGAATTAGATGAAGAATTTGTAAAAATTTTAAAAGAAAAATTACCGGAGTGA
- a CDS encoding cation:proton antiporter — protein sequence MEYFLLAFLITIFLSVILNIIFKKFEIPTIIGYIVTGIVISEFFNLKSSENIVHIAEFGIVFLMFTIGLEFSLKHLMSMKKEVFLNGGLQVFASGLFLAVFIFYLLGLGEKNALVVGLALSLSSTAIVLKILNDSGNISEVYGRKSLGILLFQDIAVIPILIMVDVFSSKQSSLNDLIIQTFFGATILVVLIYLIGKYLINWLFSKVIHTNSQEIFIATILFLVVGSGTLAHKFGFSFSLGAFLAGMMMAETEYKHQIESDLIPFRDLLLGLFFISIGMQINISVVFENIFIIVAIVVGAMIIKAFVIFAILKSYLSIRVSFKAALSICQVGEFALAVFGLMATKNMLEMNVAQILIASSVISMFVTPFVLKNLNFLADFFEKEIVMEPEEIIKPQKLKDHIVVFGYGTLGQEVVLRLKERGLVYLALESDIGLVELGRSRGENVFLGNAFQKITFENACISTASAVVVTVSNEQKLELIIRAIKDYSPDIQTVIRVSKNEKQELFDDLDKNFHFIKEEKAMARILVHEAIQCKIDKSMGY from the coding sequence ATGGAATATTTTTTACTTGCATTTTTAATTACTATTTTTTTAAGCGTTATTCTAAATATAATTTTTAAAAAATTTGAAATACCAACTATAATAGGCTACATAGTAACGGGTATAGTTATATCTGAGTTTTTTAATCTTAAAAGCAGTGAAAATATAGTCCATATAGCCGAGTTTGGTATAGTTTTTTTAATGTTTACAATAGGCCTTGAGTTTAGTTTAAAACACCTGATGAGCATGAAAAAAGAGGTTTTTTTAAACGGAGGATTGCAAGTGTTTGCTTCCGGTTTATTTCTCGCTGTTTTTATATTTTATTTGCTTGGGTTGGGAGAAAAAAATGCTTTAGTTGTAGGATTGGCACTCTCTCTTTCTTCGACAGCTATAGTTTTAAAAATACTAAATGACAGTGGAAATATATCTGAAGTTTATGGCAGAAAATCATTAGGAATATTACTTTTTCAAGATATTGCAGTTATTCCTATTTTGATTATGGTTGATGTTTTTAGTTCTAAACAAAGTTCATTAAATGATTTGATAATCCAAACTTTTTTTGGAGCTACAATTTTAGTTGTGTTAATTTATTTAATAGGAAAATACCTGATAAACTGGCTTTTTTCAAAAGTTATTCATACAAATTCTCAAGAAATTTTTATAGCAACTATTTTGTTTTTGGTTGTTGGTTCTGGCACATTAGCACATAAATTTGGTTTTTCATTTTCTCTTGGCGCTTTCTTGGCTGGTATGATGATGGCAGAAACTGAGTATAAACATCAAATAGAATCAGATCTTATACCATTTAGAGATCTTTTGCTTGGACTATTTTTTATAAGTATTGGTATGCAAATAAATATATCTGTTGTGTTTGAAAATATATTTATTATAGTTGCAATAGTAGTTGGAGCAATGATTATTAAAGCTTTTGTTATATTTGCTATTTTAAAATCATATTTGAGTATTAGGGTATCATTTAAAGCGGCTTTAAGTATTTGTCAAGTTGGTGAATTTGCTCTTGCTGTATTTGGTCTTATGGCAACAAAAAATATGTTGGAAATGAATGTGGCTCAAATTTTAATAGCCTCAAGTGTTATTTCTATGTTTGTTACACCTTTTGTTCTAAAAAATCTAAACTTTTTGGCTGATTTTTTTGAAAAAGAGATAGTGATGGAGCCAGAAGAGATTATAAAACCACAAAAGCTAAAAGATCATATTGTTGTTTTTGGATATGGAACTTTAGGTCAAGAGGTTGTCTTAAGATTAAAAGAAAGAGGACTTGTATATCTTGCTCTTGAAAGTGATATTGGTCTTGTTGAGCTTGGCAGAAGCAGGGGCGAGAATGTGTTTTTGGGAAATGCATTTCAAAAAATCACATTTGAAAATGCTTGTATATCTACGGCTTCTGCTGTTGTTGTTACTGTGTCAAATGAGCAAAAACTAGAACTTATAATAAGGGCTATAAAAGATTACTCTCCGGATATTCAGACAGTAATAAGAGTTAGTAAAAATGAAAAACAAGAGTTGTTTGATGATCTAGATAAAAATTTTCACTTTATAAAAGAAGAAAAAGCAATGGCTAGAATTTTGGTTCACGAAGCAATTCAATGCAAAATAGATAAAAGCATGGGATATTAG
- the dnaE gene encoding DNA polymerase III subunit alpha: protein MVDFTHLHLHTEYSLLDGANKIKELAKTLKERGVKSVAITDHGNMFGAIDFYKTMKKEGIKPLIGMEAYIHNQDELSDKSTKQRFHLILIAKNEIGYKNLMYLSSMSYIDGFYYYPRINKKILKEHSEGIICTGACLQGEVSWNLNLSERNLKFGAKGYEKAKEIALEYKEIFGDDFYLEIMRHGINHQMQIDDDIIKIAKETNIKIIATNDTHYTFKSRADAHEVFMCIAMGKILDDPNRLKHSVHEFYVKSNEDMQALFLDIPEAISNTQEISDKCNLEIKLGDATPPNFKFTLEYAKERGLDLPEPDTRYSFKNDAVFFEYECRKGLEERLKFVPNEKHEEYKKRLQIEIDIINKMNFPGYMVIVWDFINEAKKRGVPVGPGRGSAAGSLVAYALKITDLDPLPYNLLFERFLNPERVSMPDIDVDFCQTRRGEIIDYVIEKYGKYNVAGVITFGKLLAKGVIRDVARVCNMPYSEADAMAKLIPEKLGITLKEAFESEPKIKELISVNKNAERIWKFALDLEGLNRNAGQHAAGVVISNEELWNKTPLFRQSNSPEGHFVTQYSLKYLEDVDLIKFDFLGLKTLTVIDNAIKLIKKRFNKDIIWEQIDKNDQKVYEMIQSGDAIGIFQIESDGMRKLGANLKPDCFEDIVAMLALYRPGPMESGMLDDFVDRKHGRASITYAFKELEPILSPTYGVIVYQEQVMQIVQKIGGFSLGGADLVRRAMGKKIKEEMDNLKGQFVEGAVKKGLDGQKADDLFELIVKFAGYGFNKSHSAAYAYITFQTAYLKAYYPAEFMAALLTSEENNVDKIVKYIDESKRLNIDVLGPDINKSSKEFGVIEVDGASKIIFGLSAIKGVGGAAVDNIIEERKDKDFEDINDLVSRIDAFKVNKKVLESLIYSGAFTSFNISRKCLINNIDNIMDACKKSANIKRNSSESLFADDETMSNVEVELSYSKDEFNEKDLLRYERESTGIYLSGHPLNEYKDEILKINHTLSSDMDTLKETCKTLVVGKIEDFSVKMSKNGKKIGTLNILDLHGNIHITVFERNNSEDSKSNIDILNDIFKDPNKNNLPYAFDVNITIDDQFRNIILNKVIEMAEAKNKKFNTKKLQKEVKQRSYNNLEIVLNLENIDKEKLIELYKISAKLSDVENKNRLILKILNNSTKEEYKFNTDFFVGDNFTDEVSGYIAG, encoded by the coding sequence ATGGTCGATTTTACACATTTGCATTTACATACAGAATACTCACTACTTGATGGTGCTAATAAAATAAAAGAACTTGCAAAAACACTTAAAGAACGCGGAGTAAAAAGTGTAGCTATAACAGATCACGGAAATATGTTTGGTGCTATAGATTTTTACAAAACAATGAAAAAAGAAGGCATAAAACCGCTAATAGGCATGGAAGCCTATATACACAATCAAGATGAATTATCAGATAAAAGCACAAAGCAAAGATTTCACCTAATACTAATCGCTAAAAATGAAATAGGCTATAAAAATTTAATGTATCTTAGCTCTATGAGTTATATAGATGGATTTTACTATTATCCAAGAATAAATAAAAAAATACTTAAAGAACATAGCGAAGGTATAATATGTACAGGGGCATGTTTACAAGGTGAGGTTAGTTGGAATTTAAATTTAAGCGAAAGAAATCTTAAATTTGGAGCCAAAGGATATGAAAAAGCAAAAGAAATTGCCCTTGAATATAAAGAAATTTTTGGAGATGATTTTTATCTTGAAATAATGCGTCACGGTATAAATCACCAAATGCAAATTGATGATGATATAATAAAAATAGCAAAAGAGACAAATATAAAAATCATAGCAACAAACGATACTCACTATACATTTAAGTCAAGAGCCGATGCACATGAGGTATTTATGTGTATTGCTATGGGTAAAATTCTAGATGATCCAAATAGACTAAAACATAGTGTTCATGAATTTTATGTTAAGTCAAACGAAGATATGCAAGCACTTTTTTTAGATATACCTGAAGCTATAAGCAACACACAAGAAATATCCGATAAATGCAATCTTGAAATCAAACTTGGTGATGCAACACCGCCTAACTTTAAATTTACACTTGAATATGCAAAAGAAAGAGGTCTAGATCTTCCTGAACCAGATACTAGATATAGCTTTAAAAATGATGCTGTATTTTTTGAATATGAATGTAGAAAAGGATTAGAAGAAAGACTCAAATTCGTGCCAAATGAAAAGCACGAAGAATACAAAAAAAGACTGCAAATTGAAATTGATATAATAAACAAAATGAACTTTCCTGGATATATGGTTATAGTTTGGGACTTTATAAACGAAGCTAAAAAAAGAGGTGTTCCAGTTGGTCCTGGAAGGGGTTCAGCTGCTGGAAGCTTGGTTGCCTATGCACTTAAAATAACTGACCTTGATCCACTTCCATACAACCTTCTTTTTGAGAGATTTCTAAATCCAGAACGTGTTAGTATGCCAGATATTGATGTTGATTTTTGTCAGACAAGAAGAGGCGAAATAATAGATTATGTTATAGAAAAATATGGAAAATACAATGTTGCCGGTGTAATAACATTTGGTAAGCTATTAGCAAAAGGGGTTATTAGAGATGTCGCAAGGGTATGCAATATGCCCTACTCTGAAGCTGATGCTATGGCAAAATTAATACCGGAAAAACTAGGTATAACACTAAAAGAAGCATTTGAATCAGAACCAAAAATAAAAGAATTAATAAGTGTAAATAAAAATGCTGAAAGAATTTGGAAATTTGCACTTGATTTAGAAGGGCTAAATAGAAATGCGGGCCAGCATGCAGCTGGAGTTGTTATATCAAACGAGGAACTATGGAATAAAACACCATTGTTTAGACAATCAAATAGCCCTGAAGGACATTTTGTAACACAGTATAGCTTAAAATATTTAGAAGATGTTGATTTGATAAAATTTGACTTCTTGGGTCTAAAAACTCTTACCGTTATAGACAATGCAATCAAACTAATAAAAAAGCGTTTTAATAAAGATATTATTTGGGAACAAATAGACAAAAATGATCAAAAAGTCTATGAAATGATACAAAGTGGCGATGCAATAGGAATATTTCAAATAGAAAGCGACGGCATGAGAAAGCTAGGAGCAAACCTGAAACCTGACTGTTTTGAAGATATTGTAGCGATGCTTGCACTTTATAGACCAGGTCCTATGGAAAGTGGAATGCTTGATGATTTTGTGGATAGAAAACACGGAAGAGCTAGTATAACATATGCCTTTAAAGAGTTAGAACCGATACTTTCTCCAACTTATGGGGTAATAGTCTACCAAGAGCAAGTTATGCAAATAGTTCAAAAAATAGGTGGTTTTAGCCTAGGTGGAGCCGATCTTGTTAGACGTGCGATGGGTAAAAAAATAAAAGAAGAAATGGACAACCTAAAAGGTCAGTTTGTAGAAGGTGCTGTCAAAAAAGGACTAGATGGTCAAAAAGCAGATGATTTATTTGAACTTATTGTAAAATTTGCTGGATATGGATTTAACAAATCACACTCGGCTGCTTATGCATATATAACATTTCAAACAGCATATTTAAAGGCATATTATCCTGCTGAGTTTATGGCAGCACTACTAACTAGCGAAGAAAATAATGTTGATAAAATAGTAAAATACATAGATGAGAGCAAAAGACTAAATATAGATGTTTTAGGGCCTGACATCAATAAATCATCTAAAGAATTTGGTGTTATAGAAGTTGATGGAGCTAGTAAGATTATTTTTGGACTTTCTGCTATAAAAGGTGTTGGCGGAGCTGCTGTTGATAACATAATAGAAGAGAGAAAAGATAAAGATTTTGAGGATATAAATGATTTGGTATCTAGAATAGATGCCTTTAAAGTAAATAAAAAAGTATTAGAGAGTTTAATCTACTCTGGGGCTTTTACATCTTTTAATATAAGCAGAAAATGCCTTATAAATAATATAGACAATATAATGGATGCATGCAAAAAATCAGCAAACATAAAAAGAAATTCTAGTGAAAGTCTTTTTGCTGATGACGAAACAATGAGTAATGTTGAAGTTGAATTATCATATAGCAAAGATGAATTTAATGAAAAAGATTTACTTAGATATGAAAGAGAGAGTACTGGTATATATCTGTCAGGACATCCCCTAAACGAATACAAAGATGAGATTTTAAAGATAAATCATACACTAAGTTCAGATATGGACACATTAAAAGAAACTTGTAAGACATTAGTAGTAGGAAAAATAGAAGATTTTAGTGTAAAAATGTCAAAAAATGGTAAAAAAATAGGAACTCTAAACATTTTAGATCTTCATGGCAACATTCACATAACTGTATTTGAAAGAAATAATAGCGAAGATTCAAAAAGCAATATAGACATACTAAATGATATTTTTAAAGATCCAAATAAAAACAACTTACCTTATGCTTTTGATGTAAACATAACAATAGATGACCAATTTAGAAATATTATACTAAATAAAGTTATTGAAATGGCAGAGGCTAAAAATAAAAAATTTAACACAAAAAAATTACAAAAAGAGGTAAAACAAAGAAGTTATAATAATTTAGAAATTGTATTAAATCTTGAAAATATAGATAAAGAAAAACTTATAGAGCTTTATAAGATTAGTGCTAAATTAAGTGATGTGGAAAATAAAAATCGTTTAATACTTAAAATACTAAATAACTCAACAAAAGAAGAATATAAATTTAATACTGACTTTTTTGTGGGAGATAATTTTACAGATGAAGTAAGTGGGTATATAGCAGGATAA
- a CDS encoding RNA recognition motif domain-containing protein has product MNIYVGNLSYRMTETELKEVFTPFGEVKRAKIVKDRDTNRSKGFGFIEMDDNVAAQKAINEINNKEIDGRNLRVNESRPKE; this is encoded by the coding sequence GTGAATATCTATGTGGGAAATTTGTCATATCGTATGACAGAAACTGAGCTTAAGGAAGTTTTTACACCATTTGGTGAAGTAAAACGTGCAAAGATTGTAAAAGATCGTGATACAAATCGTTCTAAAGGATTTGGATTTATTGAAATGGATGATAATGTAGCCGCACAAAAAGCTATAAATGAAATCAATAATAAAGAGATTGATGGACGCAATCTAAGAGTAAACGAATCTCGCCCAAAAGAGTAA
- the pta gene encoding phosphate acetyltransferase yields MRCLYLNCAESLLNLKEELSKKFSKVAVFEIKLGQKEQELLQLENEKTFFIDLINKFNEFKKGNDFVIVVGCDGFGIIGKYELNLKIAKNLNCPIYEIKNLNALKNLNKNSKLLITNDLQEIISFEQNIITPYQFENLLTNRARDAKATVILPESDDDRILKASDLLLKQDVVSLIILGDQSKVFERANELGLDLKKAKIINPESNEYQKDVAASIYEKRKAKGMTEENALKLAKDRTYFGTMLVELGIADAMVSGASTTTAETIRPALQLIKTKPGVSIVSGLFFMSLDEEVLLYADCAITPNPDPEALASIAISTAESAKSFGIVPKVAMLSYSTGESGTGPDVDMIKEAAKILKEKDPELKFAAPIQYDAAADITVGAKKMPGSQVAGHANVFVFPSLNTGNICYKAVQRTANALAIGPVLQGLRKPVNDLSRGCLVEDIINTVLISAIQAKG; encoded by the coding sequence ATGAGATGTTTATATCTAAATTGTGCTGAAAGTCTTTTAAATTTAAAAGAAGAATTAAGCAAAAAATTTAGTAAAGTTGCCGTTTTTGAAATAAAACTAGGCCAAAAAGAACAAGAGCTACTGCAGCTAGAAAACGAAAAAACTTTTTTTATTGACTTGATTAATAAATTCAACGAATTTAAAAAAGGTAATGACTTTGTTATCGTTGTTGGTTGCGATGGATTTGGTATTATAGGTAAGTATGAATTAAATCTGAAAATAGCAAAAAATTTAAATTGCCCTATATATGAAATAAAAAATTTAAATGCTTTAAAAAATTTAAATAAAAATTCAAAACTTCTTATAACAAATGACTTACAAGAGATAATATCATTTGAACAAAACATAATCACTCCATATCAATTTGAAAATCTACTAACAAACCGCGCAAGAGATGCAAAAGCTACAGTAATATTACCAGAAAGTGATGATGATAGAATTTTAAAAGCAAGTGATCTTTTATTAAAACAAGATGTAGTTTCTTTAATTATTCTTGGCGATCAAAGCAAGGTATTTGAAAGAGCAAATGAGCTTGGATTAGATTTAAAAAAAGCTAAAATAATAAATCCAGAATCAAACGAATACCAAAAAGATGTTGCCGCTAGTATATACGAAAAAAGAAAAGCTAAAGGTATGACTGAAGAAAATGCATTGAAACTAGCAAAAGACAGAACATATTTTGGAACAATGCTTGTTGAACTTGGTATAGCTGATGCTATGGTTAGTGGTGCTAGCACAACAACAGCAGAAACAATAAGACCAGCACTTCAACTAATAAAAACAAAACCAGGTGTTTCTATCGTATCTGGACTATTTTTTATGTCTTTAGATGAAGAAGTGTTACTATATGCTGATTGTGCAATAACTCCAAATCCAGACCCTGAAGCACTTGCTAGTATAGCTATAAGCACAGCAGAAAGTGCAAAATCTTTTGGAATAGTTCCAAAAGTAGCTATGCTTAGTTATTCAACAGGTGAAAGTGGAACAGGCCCTGATGTTGATATGATAAAAGAAGCTGCGAAAATATTAAAAGAAAAAGACCCTGAGCTTAAATTTGCAGCCCCTATACAATACGATGCTGCTGCTGATATTACAGTTGGAGCTAAAAAAATGCCTGGTTCTCAGGTAGCTGGACATGCAAATGTATTTGTATTCCCTAGCCTAAATACAGGAAATATATGCTATAAAGCAGTTCAAAGAACAGCAAACGCTCTTGCTATAGGACCTGTTTTACAAGGTCTAAGAAAGCCTGTTAATGACTTAAGCCGTGGTTGTCTAGTAGAAGATATAATAAATACAGTATTAATAAGTGCAATACAAGCAAAAGGATAA
- a CDS encoding acetate kinase, which produces MKILVLNSGSSSIKFQLFLMDENKSIASGLIEQIGQDNSHAILKANGEVYERFVPIKDHNIGLEIMNELFRESGTLHDLKDLDGIGHRIVHGGETFKSSALVNDDVIKKIEDNIALAPLHNPGHLAGIKTAMKSSGDIPHVVVFDTVFHQTMPEYAYRYAIPYEISKKNHVRRYGFHGTSHNYVSQEAAKFLNIPYENLNAITLHLGNGASMCAIKNGKSVDTSMGLSPLEGLIMGTRSGDIDPAVLTYLISCGELKAEDMDDFLNKKSGLFGICGTNDMRDIEEKIAQNDELAKLAFEMFCYRIKKYIGAYYAVVGKLDAIIFTGGIGENDQGMREKVCNELKHFGISIDSNLNKDRSNRGNRCLDDSNATIKTLVIPTNEELMIATETLKFIKK; this is translated from the coding sequence ATGAAAATTCTAGTTTTAAACTCAGGAAGCAGCTCTATAAAGTTTCAATTATTTTTAATGGATGAAAATAAAAGTATAGCAAGTGGTCTTATAGAACAAATAGGACAAGATAATTCTCATGCAATTTTAAAAGCAAATGGTGAAGTTTATGAAAGATTTGTACCTATAAAAGATCACAACATTGGTCTTGAAATAATGAACGAATTATTTCGTGAAAGTGGAACTTTACATGACTTAAAAGATCTAGATGGTATAGGCCATAGAATAGTTCATGGTGGAGAAACTTTTAAAAGTTCTGCATTGGTAAATGATGATGTAATCAAAAAAATAGAGGATAACATAGCATTAGCTCCTTTACATAACCCAGGACACCTTGCAGGAATAAAAACAGCTATGAAAAGTAGTGGAGATATTCCACATGTTGTTGTATTTGATACGGTTTTTCATCAAACAATGCCAGAATACGCATACAGATATGCAATCCCTTACGAAATAAGCAAAAAAAATCATGTTAGAAGATATGGATTTCATGGAACATCACACAATTATGTAAGCCAAGAAGCTGCAAAATTTTTAAATATACCTTACGAAAATTTAAATGCAATAACACTACACCTTGGTAATGGTGCTAGTATGTGTGCTATCAAAAATGGGAAAAGTGTAGATACATCTATGGGTCTAAGTCCGCTAGAAGGTCTAATCATGGGAACAAGAAGTGGCGATATAGATCCAGCTGTTTTAACATACCTTATAAGTTGTGGTGAACTAAAAGCTGAAGATATGGATGACTTTTTAAATAAAAAAAGTGGTTTATTTGGAATTTGCGGAACAAACGATATGCGCGATATAGAAGAAAAAATAGCACAAAATGATGAATTAGCAAAACTTGCATTTGAAATGTTTTGCTACCGTATAAAAAAATACATAGGTGCTTACTATGCAGTTGTTGGCAAGCTAGATGCTATCATATTTACAGGTGGTATAGGCGAAAACGATCAAGGTATGCGCGAAAAAGTATGTAACGAACTAAAACACTTCGGCATAAGCATTGATAGTAATCTAAATAAGGATAGAAGTAATAGAGGAAATAGATGTTTAGATGATAGCAATGCTACAATCAAAACACTTGTTATCCCAACAAACGAAGAGCTTATGATAGCTACTGAAACATTAAAATTTATAAAAAAATAA